In one Alnus glutinosa chromosome 12, dhAlnGlut1.1, whole genome shotgun sequence genomic region, the following are encoded:
- the LOC133883084 gene encoding protein neprosin: MRDMGVVGRKRAGFSALPALLLLLLPIFFAIFLGSSPVVSGLNYTEYRQVSSLRLERIKRHLDKINKPAVLTIESPDGDTIDCVHKRNQPALDHPLLKNHKIQRHPSEMPKVREVKRVEDDGSHKGAVRGAWQVWHRNGTRCPKGTVPIRRSAVHDVLRAKSLFHFGKKQRKVRLTSSTEAPDVVSGNGHEHAIAYTGASQEVYGAKATINVWDPSIQVVNEFSLSQIWILSGSFDGSDLNSIEAGWQVSPELYGDSRPRLFTYWTTDSYQATGCYNLLCSGFVQTNSRVAIGAAISPVSSYSGSQYDITVLIWKDPKLGNWWMRFGDNVLVGYWPAEIFTHLTDHATMVEWGGEVVNTRANGEHTSTQMGSGHFSDEGFGKASYFRNLEIVDADNSLSSVQEISTLAENTRCYNIRSSNNNQWGTHFYYGGPGNNPQCT; encoded by the exons ATGAGAGATATGGGTGTTGTTGGAAGGAAGAGAGCTGGGTTTTCAGCTCTTcctgctcttcttcttcttcttctgcctATATTTTTCGCCATCTTTCTTGGAAGTTCTCCGGTTGTTTCAGGCCTGAATTACACAGAGTACAGGCAAGTGAGTAGCTTGAGACTTGAAAGGATAAAGAGGCATTTGGACAAGATTAACAAGCCTGCTGTGTTAACGATAGag AGCCCAGATGGAGATACCATTGATTGCGTCCATAAAAGAAACCAACCAGCTTTAGATCATCCCCTTTTAAAGAATCACAAGATCCAG AGACATCCTTCAGAGATGCCGAAAGTGAGAGAGGTGAAAAGGGTGGAAGATGATGGGAGTCATAAAGGAGCAGTGAGGGGTGCATGGCAAGTGTGGCATCGAAATGGGACACGATGTCCAAAGGGAACGGTTCCCATACGCCGAAGTGCAGTTCATGATGTCTTAAGAGCCAAGTCTTTGTTTCATTTTGGGAAGAAACAACGTAAGGTTCGGCTTACTAGCTCCACTGAAGCACCTGATGTAGTCAGCGGCAATGGCcatgag CATGCAATAGCCTACACCGGAGCATCCCAAGAAGTGTATGGGGCAAAGGCTACTATAAACGTGTGGGACCCATCAATCCAAGTGGTCAACGAGTTCAGTCTCTCCCAGATTTGGATTCTTTCGGGATCATTCGACGGCTCGGATCTCAACAGCATAGAAGCTGGATGGCAG GTCAGTCCGGAGCTTTATGGTGACAGCAGGCCCAGATTGTTCACTTATTGGACG ACTGATTCGTATCAGGCAACGGGGTGCTACAACCTTCTTTGCTCAGGATTTGTGCAAACCAATAGCAGGGTAGCCATTGGAGCTGCCATTTCTCCGGTATCATCATATTCAGGCAGCCAGTATGACATTACCGTCCTCATCTGGAAG GATCCAAAACTAGGAAATTGGTGGATGAGGTTTGGTGACAATGTATTAGTAGGGTACTGGCCAGCAGAGATATTTACCCACTTAACAGACCATGCCACTATGGTGGAGTGGGGTGGTGAGGTGGTGAACACACGGGCCAACGGCGAGCACACCTCAACCCAAATGGGCTCTGGTCACTTTTCCGATGAAGGTTTCGGAAAAGCAAGCTACTTTCGGAACCTAGAGATCGTTGACGCCGATAATAGTCTCAGCTCAGTCCAAGAGATCTCAACCCTAGCTGAGAACACCAGGTGTTACAACATCAGGAGCTCCAACAACAATCAATGGGGCACACACTTCTACTATGGAGGGCCAGGGAACAATCCGCAGTGCACTTGA